One Aegilops tauschii subsp. strangulata cultivar AL8/78 chromosome 7, Aet v6.0, whole genome shotgun sequence genomic window carries:
- the LOC109773372 gene encoding uncharacterized protein: protein MSPDLPKPPCHSSDDDDCPSPPSSDGSRHLVTPLVVTAFVLVFLSLVSLSIYCFIRRRRRRRRQQSLLSAGAANPGAQGDGPAAVMAGAATDVQVGAADPEDEEVVHHAWHIRTVGLDEAAIESIALTRYRAGAGTLGGAADCSVCLGEFLDGELLRLLPKCGHAFHVPCIGTWLRAHVSCPLCRADVVVLGSAANGGSEPPADDARQVSETLSHEQPGPAQGQNEQQELRVQIDRRNRPRSPEPQRRRMQTFRRVASMDLSVVSARAGLVPEDKRSSTENQGSGDAAGGEVPSGSGRLRYLSGGGRRSLLSGHRRTSSSMLPS, encoded by the coding sequence ATGTCGCCGGACCTGCCGAAACCGCCCTGCCACAGCAGCGACGACGACGACTGCCCCTCTCCTCCATCCTCCGATGGCAGCCGGCACCTGGTCACCCCGCTCGTGGTCACTGCGTTCGTCCTCGTCTTCCTCTCTCTCGTGTCCCTGTCCATCTACTGCTTCATCCGTCGCAGGAGGCGCCGGCGCCGGCAGCAGTCCCTTCTCTCCGCCGGGGCTGCCAACCCCGGCGCCCAGGGCGACGGCCCCGCCGCCGTGATGGCTGGCGCCGCGACTGACGTCCAAGTGGGCGCTGCAgacccagaggatgaagaagtcGTGCACCACGCGTGGCACATCCGCACCGTGGGGCTGGACGAGGCGGCGATCGAGTCCATCGCGCTCACGCGGTACCGCGCCGGCGCGGGGACCCTTGGCGGCGCCGCCGACTGCTCCGTCTGCCTCGGCGAGTTCCTGGACGGCGAGCTCCTCCGGCTGCTCCCCAAGTGCGGCCACGCGTTCCACGTCCCCTGCATCGGCACCTGGCTCCGCGCCCACGTCAGCTGCCCGCTCTGCCGCGCCGACGTCGTCGTCTTGGGCTCGGCGGCCAACGGCGGTTCGGAGCCACCTGCCGACGACGCTCGACAGGTCTCTGAAACCTTGAGTCACGAGCAGCCGGGTCCGGCTCAAGGGCAGAACGAGCAGCAAGAGCTGCGCGTACAGATCGATCGGCGCAACCGGCCGAGGTCGCCGGAGCCACAGCGCAGGAGGATGCAGACTTTTCGCCGCGTGGCTTCCATGGACTTGTCGGTGGTGTCCGCCCGGGCCGGGCTGGTTCCTGAAGACAAGCGGAGCAGTACAGAAAACCAGGGGAGCGGTGACGCTGCCGGGGGCGAGGTGCCATCGGGCTCTGGACGTTTGCGGTATTTGTCCGGCGGTGGTCGGCGGTCTCTCCTCTCGGGACATCGCCGCACGAGCAGCTCCATGCTTCCGTCTTGA